The window CCCTTCTCACGGCTGTTCTTCGGAAAGGCACAACCGGTAAATGCCATTAAACCACCCAAGTTCTGCTGCCAGCGCGCATCTCgctgcagcacagggcatgCACTCGGGGACGGCCCAGCATGGACCGGGGACGGCCCAGCACGGACCGAAGCCCTCCCCGTGAGCAGGGGTCGGAGTCCCCGGGCCAGCCCTCCCCGGCCCGGCCTGGGCCTCGCTGGCTGCGGGCGGAGCCCGGGGTCCCCCCCCCACGCCCCGGGGCACGCAGACCGCGCTGCCCGCCCGCTGCAggcccgctgcccgccgcccccggcccgctcCCCACCTTCTCCTCAGGCTCCCGCGCCCCGCCGGGCTCCCGGCCGAGCCGCTGCCGCAGCTCGCTCATGCCGatgccgccgccgccgccgccgccgctccgcgcccgccgccgccgccagggGGAGGCCGAGGGTCGCGCGCCGCCGGCCAATGGCAGGGCGCGGGATGGCCGCGGAggtggggctggcacagcagcgCCGTGTAATCCGCGTGCCGATTGGCTCCCGCCGAGCGAGGGGGCGGGACAAAGGGGGATGAGTGACGTCGATGTTGCTCGGGGAGCGGGGAGACTGTCACGTGAGTGAGGATCGGGCCCcgaggaggcagaggagagccGCCTGCCATTGGCTGCGGCGCGGAGGGGGGCGGGGCGTAGAAGGCTATAAAGGGGATGTTCGGCGGGCGGCGCTAGCCGACGGCTGCGCGTTGTGTTTGCGTTGTTGTGCTGGTGCTGATCctgccgccgctgctgctgccgccgccgctgctgccgccgccgctgctgccgccgccgcNNNNNNNNNNgctgctgccgccgccgctgctgccgccgccgctgctgccgccgccgccgccgctgccgccgccgctgctgccgccaGGATGTTCGAGGCGCGGCTGGTGCAGGGCTCGGTGCTCAAGCGAGTGCTGGAGGCTCTCAAGGACCTCATCACCGAGGCCTGCTGGGACCTGGGCTCGGGCGGCATCAGCCTGCAGAGCATGGACTCTTCGCACGTCTCCCTGGTGCAGCTCACGCTGCGCTCCGAGGGCTTCGACACCTACCGCTGCGACCGCAACATCGCCATGGGCGTCAACCTCTCCAGGTAGCGGCAGGGCCGCCGCGGGGTGGGCCCGGGTCTGCGCCCGAGGGCAGCGGGGGCCGCTGGGGCTCGGGGGAAGCGGCGTGTGAGGGCCGAGGGGTCCCCGCGCCCTCAGGAGCGGCTCGGGGAGCTCAGAGCCCCGctgcgcgccccccccccccgtcttctcctcagagctctcGCGCCGTTTTTCGCAGCGCGCGCGGGGTCCGTGACGTCACTGGCGGCGCCATGCGCGCGGCTCGCTGTGGCGGGAAAGCGCGGCGGTTTGGCGCCATggcgcccgcagccccccccccccccgctgccgcccCGGGCGGGGCGACGAGTCTCTATACGGGGGTGGTTGTGCCTCTAACGGCCCAGTGGCTGTGTGTAGCTCTTGGAGTGTAGAGCAGCCTCACTGCACCCGAGGTTGCTGACAGCTTCTCGTTAAACTTGCTTTAGCACGCCACAATTGGTAACTGGCTTggtgttttttctctgtaatcCCACGAGTGGTCTGCTTGTTTTTTCCGTAGCATGtccaaaatactgaaatgtgcTGGAAATGAAGACATCATAACGCTCAGAGCAGAAGACAATGCGGATACATTGGCTCTAGTGTTTGAAGCACCAAGTGAGTCTTGTATTGGAGAGCTCATTTGCTACCAGAATAATTTAGGCAGTCATAGACCAAGCAGTATGTGCTGATTGTGAGGGTGGTCAGAAATGGGAGGATTCACCTGAAACTTAAATGGCCTGGAAATGTGAACTTGGTCTACCTGACCAGTGCTTCATCTGAAAGGGAATCTTCCTTATGCTACATAAAAATGTTCCTAGGCACATCTTAGCAGGCAGCTTTCCTCTTACAACCTACAAAAGTCCGTTTATGTTGCCTAGATTTCAAGCAAGGTGGATCCTATTGTCACACTTAAGGTGTGACAATAAAAAGTTGGGGACAGAACTTAGATCCTGACGGGTAGTTTATTTGAAACACCTGGTCACGctatgatttttctttagatcAGGAAAAGGTTTCTGATTATGAGATGAAGCTAATGGATCTTGATGTGGAGCAGCTTGGAATTCCAGTAAGTAGTTGAATGACTGTTTCTTAGCATGTTTTTCCATGTTAATGTCGGACATAGTTTGAGATAGTAACACTTCCTTCCTAAAGACTGCGTAAATTTTAGTGTATTGACTATACCAATCTTCATAAAAATTTCAttgtgtcactttttttttttttttacaggaacAGGAATATAGTTGTGTAGTGAAAATGCCTTCTGCCGAATTTGCACGTATCTGTAGAGATCTCAGCCATATTGGTGATGCAGTTGTCATCTCCTGTGCAAAAGATGGTGTGAAATTTTCAGCTAACGGGGAGCTAGGAAATGGAAACATCAAGCTGTCACAGACTAGTAATGTGGACAAAGAAGAAGAAGCTGTAAGTTAATGCTTACTGTGGTGTCTTCAGCATTGAGTTTTCTACTAATATGACTGGAGACTAAAGGTGGGCCACTGGATCAcgtatttttctgatttatagaACCAAGTCAAAAACTCCTGCCAGCTTTGGGTTCTTAGCCATGGGGTCTGCAAACAGCCCGCAGAGCAAAGTAGGGAATACCACTGGCTGCCTTTGCATGAGGTGTCTCTGGGTCTGTGGTGCTGAATTATTTGAGAAACTTCAGGGTACTTGTTGCAGCTTGCATTTACCAAATGTTTTAATCTGGCTGTTCTAGGTTACAATAGAGATGAATGAGCCAGTCCAGCTGACCTTTGCCCTGAGGTACTTGAACTTTTTTACCAAAGCTACTCCTCTGTCACCTACAGTAACACTCAGCATGTCTGCAGATGTTCCTCTGGGTAAGTAAATGCAGCTCTCATTGAAAATCTCCTTGTAAAATATTCCACCTTAGAACTGTAACAAGTCTTGACTGAATGGCTCTTCTGAAgaatcttttgcatttttttcttttaccagtTGTGGAGTACAAGATTGCTGATATGGGACACTTAAAATACTATCTGGCACCAAAGATTGAAGACCAACAAGAAGGTTCTTAATTGGACTAGGACTTGAAGGGGAGATCTGGTTGTTCCTGGAGAGAACTGACTTTGAGAAGGAAATGGTGTCTGCCATATTACCAGCAGTTTCAGTACATTGGAGAATCCATGAGCACTGTTAAGCATGTTGTGTAGATatctctgtaaatatttttcaacttgCTATTTTGCTATATTGGTGTCATTTGAAACAggaattttttttctagtctaTTCCTATGCTTTCAGTAATCTTAGATGCTATCTCTAGGTGAAATACCTTACTCCTTTCGTTGTGTGTTAGAGGAGTGCATTATTTAACTTCAATAAAGATGATTCCTAGAGTTTGAGCTGTGGAACTATAGTTGACTAGGCTTGCTGTTTAATTATGCCACAACTTTATTTGCCCTccatccatttatttttgaagctgATATTCTAACTGAAACAtgaaaagtggaaataaagTAATTACATGGTTCTTATACTATTTAAATGTGAATGGATTAATCAATGCTCTGTCGAACTATGCTGATATACCCCTGCAGGGGTGGCCAAATACCTTGATTGAATGTGTTGAAGTGGAAGAGGTAGTTACAGTCTGAATAATCCATCAGTGATACTGTAAACAGAGGAGGTTTGTGGAACATGTTTTGCTTAAAATGCATTAGCTTTGCAGATGAAAGAGCTGCCTGTTCCAGCAGGAACTGTTTCTGTGGCTGTCACTTGCCCTCCAAATGAAGTCTGAGGGTGTGTAGACACATGCCACAGTGTCATGGTGACTGCAAGTTGGTGTAGAAAGCTGTGTGAACCGTTCCTGGTTTTAGCTCTGTTACTAGCTTGGTGATGTTAAACCATTCCTGGACTGGTCTGAGCATGTTCCATTTCTTTGGTGCCTCTGTCCCACACATCTGTTGACAAGTGTAGTGCAAGCACCTAGATCACCAGCAATTCctcttatttacatttttgttcccATCATTCATTCATGGAGGTACAGGGTTTATACTGAAGGCTTGATCGTGAAAAACAGGATCCAAAAACTGTTTTGGTAGGTAGCTACTTACTGTTTTTCACTTACTGTATTGCTATAAGCTACCCATAAATCATACCCCTCATCGTGTATTGGTGACTCCATTTCTTCATGAATgaagaaacaatgaaaagcGATTGTGCTGGCTTGATCAGTGCGGTGTAGTAAGCAGTGCTTATGGGGTCTTAAGTACTCTGTAGGTGCGTCCAGTTTTAAGAGGCCCTGTACTTTCCACTGGTCATATACAAGAATCTTGAGCATGCCTGGAAACTTGGGTAATCCAATTGATTTAGCAGAACTTCACAAGGTGGCAGTACTGATTAAGAAACAGATTCTGCTGTGTCAGAATGGTAAGTGCTTTCATGATTGAAatgagaatcatagaatcatagaatcatagaatatcctgagttggaagggacccttaaggatcatcaagtccaactcttgacaccgcacaggtctacccaaaagttcagaccatgtgactaagtgcacagtccaatctcttcttaaattcagacaggctcggtgcagtgaccacttccctggggagcctgttccagtgtgcaaccaccctctctgtgaagaagcccctcctgacgtccagcctaaatttcccctgcctcagcttaaccccgttcccgcgggtcctgtcactagtgttaatggagaaaaggtctcctgcctcttgacaaccccttacgaggaagttgtagactgcgatgaggtctcccctcagcctcctcttctccaggctgaacaggcccagtgacctcagccgttcctcgtacgtcttcccctccaggcctttcaccatcttcgtagccctcctctggacactctccaacagtttcatgtcctttttatactgtggtgcccagaactgcacacagtactcgaggtgaggccgcaccagcgcagagtagagcgggacaatcacctcccttgacctactagcgatgccgttcttgatgcaccccaggatacgattggccctcctggctgccagggcacactgctggctcatattcaacttgctgtctaccacgacccccagatccctctcttctaggctgctctccagcgtctcatcgcccagtctgtacatgcagccagggtttccccgtcccaggtgcaggacccggcacttgctcttattgaacttcatgcggttggtgatcgcccagctctccaacctgtccagatccctctgcaaggcctttacgccctcatttgagtccacaactcctccaagtttggtgtcatcagcaaacttgctcaaaataccctctattcctacatccagatcatttataaaaatattgaaaagtaccggccctaaaatggagccttgagggaccccactggtgaccgcccaccagcctgacgcagctccatttaccataaccctttgggccctgcccgttagccaattgctcacccatcgtatgatgtttttatttagctgtatggtggacattttgtccagtaggatcctatgggaaaccgtgtcaaaagccttgctgaagtccaaaaaaatcacatcagctggtttcccttggtccaccatacgggtgatcttatcataaaaggaaatcaggttagttaggcaggacctacccttcacaaacccatgctggctgggaccaatgactgctttgtcccccaggtgcgcctcaataagtccgagaaccaacttctccatgattttaccaggcactgacgtgagactgacaggcctgtaattgctagggtcttctttctgacccttcttgaaaattggcacaacatttgccagcttccagtctactgggacctctccaaattcccaggatcattgaaaaataattgatagaggttccgcgatgacatccgccagctctttcagcacccggggatgaatcccatccggacccatggacttgtagggatccaggtggagtagcaaatcccgcacacattcagggtcagttgggagtttgtcatccccaccgtcccggtcctccagctcagggcaccctgggtcccgaagcccatcatcggcattgaagacagaggcaaagaaggcgttaagcgtctctgctttgcctacgtcatcgtctgtgaggagaccttccctatcaaggagcggccctatgttttctttagttctcctttttccatttacatatctaaaaaaaccctttttattttctctcacagacacagccagcttcaactctagctgtgctttggccactcgaactttctccctacaaacacgaacagcatccctgtattctttccatgatgcctggccctccttccagtagcgaaacactctctgtttccgcctaatctccattagaatgttcctggtcagccacgccggcttcctgccccacctgcctgacttgcgatattttggaattgccttatcttgtgcttctaggaggcatcgcttaaagagtgaccagcactggtggacatcgaggccttcaagagcagtttcccaggggaccttactgactagttccctgagcagcctgaagtccgctttccccatatctagggatgaggttttggtggcacttttccttctgtcaccataaatgttgaactcaaccacttcatggtcgctatgaccgaggcAGCCACCAATCAACCTGCTCAAAGCCTGGGAACAGGATTTTTTAATGATCTCTACCCATTTTACTTCACTGATAGCAGCAATTCtgtcttagaaaatatttcattgcagtttttttctgcatgtggGTCcctgcatgatttttttttgtcttgaacTTTATCTCATATCTCCAGAGCATACACCATTTATTCTCTTGAATTTTGAAGTTGTTGATGAATTCAGTACCTTTAAGAACATACCTGAAAGCAAGATCTAACCTGGCTGTCCTAaaacttctcagcagcagtcaAATTGTCCAGAACAACATTGGATACCTCAGAATTAGGAAGGTATTTTACAAAACTCAAATGTAATGCTTCCCAAATGGATTGCCACTGTGGTACCCACAAGTGCAGCAAGTAAATAAGTACTTCGGCAAAGAATGGAAGATCCATTGTGTTGAAATAGGAAGGATTCTGTTTTACTGATGCTTAAAGTTGTGCTAGTGAATATCCATTTTtgtgcagcctcctgctgtATTGGGGATTACTGAACTCCTGCTGTTTTACCCATAAACCTAAAAATAAGCCATGTGGtttaattgcttatttttgCAGTTGTAACAACTAAGTTGAGTAGTTTCTTGTAGTAGGATATGTCTTTTAGCATCAGTATCTATGCTCTTGTGTGTGATTTGTGTATGATCTGCTCTCTGGTTAAATCCTTACTTTAGCTGAATCTTTGCCGTTGCTGTACCCAAATACTGAAGAGACAACAGCTGctccatctttaaaaataaaagttaaaaaagggGGAGGTGTGGCAAAATGCTGCTTCCCCATGTTTGAGGAGGTTAACTTTGAAGCTTATACCTTTCTCCATGGCAAGAAAGTCTAATTTATAGAACAAATGGGGCGTGGGCTTTGAAATTTCAGATCTGGTGTTCCAGGCACTAAATCCAGTGCTTATCTTACTGATTTACAGGAGTTGGAACCATGCTAATTTCtgcaacttcctttttttttttttttttcttttttgagcaATTGGATTAAGTTCATTCCCAGCCATAATTTATCTGTATTAATACAGTTCCAGGTGTTCAAAATAGgtgttctctttagtgaccagcaatgggacctgagggaatggtgtcaggCTGTGacgggaggttcaggctggatatcaggaagaggttcttcactgagagggttgtcacacactggaacaggctccccagagtcgtagtcatggcaccaagcctgtcggagtttaagacgtgtttggactgtgctcttagtcatatggtctgaatttttgggtagacctgtgttgtgccaggagttggactcagtcatccttgtgggtcccttccaacttgggatattctatgattatgaaaatacttttctggCTATAGGTTTTCTGTTACATATGCATAGCTGTGATGGAGGGATGTGCTCTCCCTGCAGACAAGTTTATGTCCTGAGCTTCCTTTagaaaatcaacattttaaagcatatgTAGGAGCAGTGTGTATAAGAACATGCTGCTTCATAAACCAGTCAGAAACACAGCCCCAAAGCATGGAAGCACAGACAGGTCAGCTTGGTGCTTGGTGGGTCTTGCATGACCAGGGTGACCAAAACGCCCGCCCATGCCAACCTGCCCCACAGCTCTAATTTCAGCTGCCAATCCTGAGCGCAAGGCTCAAAATAACTCAGTGGAGCTGAGCCAGCGAGCGGCCGCTGCCATAACCTGGAAGGAAACGACAGGCACAGAATAAACTTCCTGGGTTGGCCTGCGGCTGCAGCACGGAGGAGAGGCGGCAGCGGGAGCGATGGGTTTGACCAGCAGCGTGAGTTGTCGGTAACTCTTGGCTTGTGTTAACCTTCCAAAGCTCTAACGCTGCTCGCGGCACAGCGTGCGGTTCTCGGGGCGTTGTCAGACATGTTGTGAACTTCCTGCTCCGCAGCAGAGAAACCATTTTGCCTCCGCGGGAGGGGATCAGATGGGATTATCACACCAGTATTGAGGTCTGAGCTTCCAAATGAGGCAGGAAATGAcatccctcttccttccttacTCCTGGGTGTAGAGCGTAGAAATTTGTATCACTGCTATGAAAAGGATAAACAGGATTTGGGCCTGAAGTGCCACAACTGCTTTTAGTTGCATGCTCCCCTTTGAGCCTTTGCTTACCCTGGAAGTCGTGTCCCAGGCAGTGCTGGTTCCTGCTGCGTATGAAGCACGACTGTAGCACAGCATTGTTAGAGGGCTTGGATGGCAAGCA is drawn from Oxyura jamaicensis isolate SHBP4307 breed ruddy duck chromosome 22, BPBGC_Ojam_1.0, whole genome shotgun sequence and contains these coding sequences:
- the PCNA gene encoding proliferating cell nuclear antigen: MFEARLVQGSVLKRVLEALKDLITEACWDLGSGGISLQSMDSSHVSLVQLTLRSEGFDTYRCDRNIAMGVNLSSMSKILKCAGNEDIITLRAEDNADTLALVFEAPNQEKVSDYEMKLMDLDVEQLGIPEQEYSCVVKMPSAEFARICRDLSHIGDAVVISCAKDGVKFSANGELGNGNIKLSQTSNVDKEEEAVTIEMNEPVQLTFALRYLNFFTKATPLSPTVTLSMSADVPLVVEYKIADMGHLKYYLAPKIEDQQEGS